One genomic segment of Styela clava chromosome 3, kaStyClav1.hap1.2, whole genome shotgun sequence includes these proteins:
- the LOC120342285 gene encoding uncharacterized protein LOC120342285 isoform X2, which produces MGSRVQEHERSVDEKLSMYKGSNRDNSQENIENVENIAKIVERVVKKRSENKYKEFMSTKKKSESDLVGIKNSVQSDLKSVKSNVQSDLENMKNNVQSDLKSVKFNVQSDLENMKSIVQSGDDKLMRVMESQIEKILLLSEWFKASNNYFYKRFSEKVDYQTARNRCQQLGAQLISTGFRDPAVRSEIHSKICIHNTMMWIGLDQIERKDVWVWSDGTIVNDLRSVPWRKGEPNNAGGGENCGEYLCGASYNGVNDKRCNTNYAYACEKEFFHKLQL; this is translated from the exons ATGGGATCCAGAGTGCAAGAACATGAAAGAAGTGTCGATGAAAAGTTATCAATGTACAAAG GTTCCAATCGAGATAACTCACaggaaaatatcgaaaacgtcgaaaatattgcaaaaattgtCGAACGGGTCGTCAAAAAACGCTCAGAAAATAAATACAAAG aATTTATGTCGACGAAGAAAAAATCTGAATCTGATCTGGTAGGAATAAAAAACAGTGTTCAATCTGACTTGAAAAGTGTGAAAAGCAATGTTCAATCTGACttggaaaatatgaaaaacaatgTTCAATCTGACTTGAAAAGTGTGAAATTCAATGTTCAGTCTGACTTGGAAAATATGAAAAGCATTGTCCAGTCAGGCGATGATAAACTT ATGAGGGTTATGGAGtcgcaaattgaaaaaatcttaTTGTTATCTGAATGGTTCAAAGCCAGCAATAATTATTTCTATAAACGGTTTTCCGAGAAAGTCGATTACCAGACTGCGAGAAACCGCTGCCAACAACTGGGTGCTCAGTTAATTTCCACTGGCTTTAGAGATCCGGCTGTCAGAAG tgaAATTCATTCAAAGATTTGTATTCACAACACCATGATGTGGATAGGGCTTGATCAAATTGAACGCAAAGATGTTTGGGTTTGGTCAGATGGGACGATCGTCAACGATTTAAGAAGTGTACCCTGGAGAAAAGGTGAACCGAATAACGCAGGAGGAGGCGAGAACTGTGGAGAATATCTTTGTGGAGCATCGTATAACGGAGTGAACGATAAACGTTGCAATACAAATTACGCCTATGCTTGTGAAAAAGAATTCTTTCATAAATtgcaattataa
- the LOC120342285 gene encoding uncharacterized protein LOC120342285 isoform X1, with translation MGSRVQEHERSVDEKLSMYKGSNRDNSQENIENVENIAKIVERVVKKRSENKYKDVRGGKYWGLKIAVVVLTIVTAMTMYQGMKIANDFEIYKTDCDKRLEKLQKEFMSTKKKSESDLVGIKNSVQSDLKSVKSNVQSDLENMKNNVQSDLKSVKFNVQSDLENMKSIVQSGDDKLMRVMESQIEKILLLSEWFKASNNYFYKRFSEKVDYQTARNRCQQLGAQLISTGFRDPAVRSEIHSKICIHNTMMWIGLDQIERKDVWVWSDGTIVNDLRSVPWRKGEPNNAGGGENCGEYLCGASYNGVNDKRCNTNYAYACEKEFFHKLQL, from the exons ATGGGATCCAGAGTGCAAGAACATGAAAGAAGTGTCGATGAAAAGTTATCAATGTACAAAG GTTCCAATCGAGATAACTCACaggaaaatatcgaaaacgtcgaaaatattgcaaaaattgtCGAACGGGTCGTCAAAAAACGCTCAGAAAATAAATACAAAG ATGTACGTGGTGGAAAATATTGGGGTTTGAAAATTGCTGTCGTTGTTCTGACTATCGTGACTGCAATGACGATGTACCAAGGTATGAAAATTGCAAACGATTTTGAAATCTATAAAACGGATTGTGACAAAAGACTGGAAAAACTCCAAAAAG aATTTATGTCGACGAAGAAAAAATCTGAATCTGATCTGGTAGGAATAAAAAACAGTGTTCAATCTGACTTGAAAAGTGTGAAAAGCAATGTTCAATCTGACttggaaaatatgaaaaacaatgTTCAATCTGACTTGAAAAGTGTGAAATTCAATGTTCAGTCTGACTTGGAAAATATGAAAAGCATTGTCCAGTCAGGCGATGATAAACTT ATGAGGGTTATGGAGtcgcaaattgaaaaaatcttaTTGTTATCTGAATGGTTCAAAGCCAGCAATAATTATTTCTATAAACGGTTTTCCGAGAAAGTCGATTACCAGACTGCGAGAAACCGCTGCCAACAACTGGGTGCTCAGTTAATTTCCACTGGCTTTAGAGATCCGGCTGTCAGAAG tgaAATTCATTCAAAGATTTGTATTCACAACACCATGATGTGGATAGGGCTTGATCAAATTGAACGCAAAGATGTTTGGGTTTGGTCAGATGGGACGATCGTCAACGATTTAAGAAGTGTACCCTGGAGAAAAGGTGAACCGAATAACGCAGGAGGAGGCGAGAACTGTGGAGAATATCTTTGTGGAGCATCGTATAACGGAGTGAACGATAAACGTTGCAATACAAATTACGCCTATGCTTGTGAAAAAGAATTCTTTCATAAATtgcaattataa
- the LOC120342267 gene encoding rRNA-processing protein FCF1 homolog, producing MGKNKRCRKFAEMKRMLNLKDSRISKDKRQKTNTEEKKRRELLKKGGIIERHVPQHSSAMFFKYNEHLGPPYHVLVDTNFINFSIKNKLDIMRSMMDCLYAKCTPYITDCVTAELEKLGPKYRVALRIAKDPRFERLPCLHKGTYADDCLVQRVTQHKCYIVATCDRDLKRRIRKIPGVPIMYISQHKYTIERMPDVFGAPKTDQ from the exons ATG GGGAAAAACAAACGCTGCAGAAAATTTGCTGAGATGAAGCGAATGCTCAATTTGAAAGACAGTCGAATATCAAAAGATAAACGACAAAAAACAAACACAGAGGAAAAGAAGAGGAGAGAATTATTAAAGAAAGGTGGAATAATTGAGAGACATGTTCCACAACATTCATCTGCAATGTTTTTTAAGTATAACGAACATCTGGGACCTCCTTATCATGTCTTG GTGGATAcaaatttcatcaacttttcCATCAAAAATAAGTTGGATATAATGCGGTCAATGATGGACTGTTTGTATGCAAAATGCACACCATATATCACAGACTGTGTGACAGCAGAACTTGAAAAACTCGGCCCAAAATACAGAGTAGCTCTAAGAATAGCAAAAGACCCAAGATTTGAACGCTTGCCTTGTCTACATAAAGGGACTTATGCTGATGATTGTTTGGTGCAAAGAGTCACACAGCATAAGTGTTATATTGTCGCTACTTGTGATAGAGATCTTAAAAGGCGAATCAGAAAAATTCCCGGAGTTCCTATAATGTATATCAGCCAACATAAATATACTATAGAGAGAATGCCTGATGTGTTTGGAGCACCAAAAACTGATCAATAA
- the LOC120342464 gene encoding transmembrane protein 248-like — protein sequence MAFSPLENFRNFLSARPPLVLFVVCIGMTAIAFISYAYYIKYNDVYNPDANERLNAFVENATNLNLCTKLSNKSWTTHNSENPRDVNLSQILLNDNNMEETDLRKYKTVSFLVTVSVSFLPKSDSFPRPITDFVSSFPVSVLGISGKDENKTVAMEFVPRTPTNLKCADNKKVCLVEYEMCATIMAPEDIVPCARQQTNKCSFERDNSTSAFIAWLDVTTPSKNEKDHSLSQCKSNILLKATKVREQLTIMLTLEKRSVANMHLMHSSYFLFVIIITILLFGIITGGERKHSRNQNNHYSMMNSGSA from the exons ATGGCGTTCAGTCCGTTGGAAAATTTCCGCAATTTCTTGTCAGCTCGTCCTCCTTTGGTTCTATTTGTCGTGTGTATTGGAATGACAGCTATTGCATTCATTTCTTACGcatattacataaaatataatgaTGTGTATAATCCAGATGCAAATGAG AGATTGAACGCATTTGTGGAAAATGCAACAAATCTCAATCTTTGCACAAAATTAAGCAACAAAAGTTGGACAACTCATAACTCAGAAAATCCTCGAGATGTCAACTTAagtcaaattttattgaatgaCAACAACATGGAAGAGACTGAtctcagaaaatataaaactgtCTCTTTCTTGGTCACTGTCAGTGTCAGTTTTCTACCAAAAAGCGATTCATTTCCTCGGCCCATTACAGACTTTGTTTCGAGCTTTCCGGTTTCTGTGCTTGGAATATCAG GAAAAGATGAAAACAAAACAGTTGCCATGGAATTTGTACCTAGAACACCCACAAACTTGAAATGTGCGGATAATAAGAAAGTATGTCTCGTGGAATATGAAATGTGTGCAACCATAATGGCACCTGAAGACATTGTTCCATGTGCAAG gcaacaaacaaataaatgttCTTTCGAGAGAGACAATTCAACAAGTGCATTCATAGCATGGCTGGACGTCACTACACCTTCTAAGAATGAAAAAGATCATTCTCTCTCTCAGTgcaaatcaaacattttattaaaaGCTACAAAAGTCAGAGAGCAACTGACTATTATGCTGACGTTG GAGAAGCGTTCAGTTGCGAATATGCATCTCATGCACAGCAGTTATTTCTTATTTGTTATTATCATAACAATACTATTATTTGGAATAATAACTGGAGGGGAAAGGAAACATTCGAGGAATCAAAATAATCATTATTCTATG ATGAACTCTGGGAGTGCATGA
- the LOC120343559 gene encoding uncharacterized protein LOC120343559, whose protein sequence is MSSSNSKRRKVTVDIKQTKLERGSVFERLGNQEKHKKWKDSSEGKVKTKKTASKEQSPSPERKKKSKSSSKSEDVPTKKSSKEYTSGSSKSKHAHNEVKEPRKSHKHVDNAEANRSGAERTHSKHKSDRGDGKVHKIVENLIIEKRVSPSTSQDRSRSGSFDSVSPRKKSKKRSAKHSSQEESTERYDRQQSFSPEPVSSSHRQKERGRSREKKKASKEVSRKNKTEDLSEEYFEPKPSSKSVSKVKKLSKQDKYEKEYSKYDEDIIPEKKHKTKHSKEIVVEKERSRKQTPVLYEESSDDHYRKKDVKSDDRGKAKRRKHEPESPSKSPVRHKKAKRQPSFEREIKETVKERSSKASASPTKILSSKKRHREEEVVSKKRVQKEDSLQGTYSDYSSASKHSQPEYSEISQTSGGNEELYSSDSYAEKETKKRSKIKKKVRKELGKSPSKVRYEVIDDDGFSDDVKKVKKRKRKREEPDSSLSESPVKEERRYHGKERRREEKIVITKKVEQPGSPREDSRRSDKHLLDRSEKHLLGRSEKHSQDSRDLYEHRNTQHERNDSSSRVTASRSGKTNLRSPVEKYYDPRKDERERRKDPYTDIKRSSRDDIFSPDRRETNYVKQKLDARHLSAERSSEIKVSEWQRKSSKHISNERKGSIPKLMQNTRLPEPRFAHQRKLLEPEYIFQQHPPELMRTGRSFERQGRGNERMPVRPPPLLPPPSYSRSHVTPPHAARGRGMIENDRRMDRGQNDRRDPNQRMDSGDRKYTNIRDNSSGDRLGRSSSHDSRSSSRHISQDNKSKSRQQSDRGDLQSPRSDRNSSLERRKKTSSDRSVASSNKGDKNAQYDRRSQRSIERTVSDGKSEGRPLNRFDNDRSRSVKRKPTDEPRQSNLESNTTTQERKKQKSISKHPSPDPKRKSSKDTRSTSSKRSSENRKENSQTSRKSKDKKKTSRTNDTEINKLIKKEEIIPEVDWNELPTTEKDGEESSSGTSSILSKFTPGNLLKKTGIILEMLPPHLAEKVNKMRTENDEIEQKESQSVVGGMLRNGLNSYSDEKLRKRLLGYNNDYRHALRPPFIINAKTYSASLKEYMRKSRMVEAM, encoded by the coding sequence ATGTCAAGCTCCAATAGCAAACGTAGAAAAGTGACTGTTGACATCAAGCAAACAAAACTCGAAAGAGGTAGCGTGTTTGAACGACTTGGCAAccaagaaaaacataaaaaatggaaaGATTCCTCTGAAGGAAAAGTGAAAACAAAGAAGACCGCATCTAAAGAACAAAGTCCATCACCGGAACGcaagaaaaaatcaaaatccAGCTCAAAGTCAGAAGATGTGCCAACGAAAAAGTCTTCCAAAGAGTATACATCTGGGAGCAGTAAAAGTAAACATGCACACAATGAAGTTAAAGAGCCGAGAAAGTCCCATAAACATGTTGATAACGCTGAAGCAAATCGCTCTGGAGCAGAAAGAACCCATTCCAAACATAAATCAGATCGCGGAGATGGCAAAGTGCATAAAATTGTAGAAAATTTAATCATTGAAAAGCGAGTCTCCCCTTCAACTTCACAAGATAGGTCGAGAAGTGGATCGTTTGATTCGGTTTCACCGAGGAAGAAATCAAAAAAACGATCAGCAAAACATTCATCTCAAGAAGAAAGTACGGAGCGATACGACCGACAGCAAAGCTTTTCTCCTGAACCCGTTTCAAGCTCGCATCGACAAAAAGAGAGAGGAAGAAGTAGAGAGAAAAAGAAAGCTTCAAAGGAGGTATCtcgtaaaaataaaactgaagaTTTAAGTGAGGAATACTTCGAACCGAAACCAAGCTCAAAATCTGTatcaaaagtgaaaaaattgtcaaaacaaGATAAATATGAGAAGGAATACAGTAAATACGACGAGGATATTATACCAGAAAAGAAACATAAAACTAAGCATTCTAAGGAAATTGTCGTTGAAAAGGAAAGAAGTCGAAAACAAACTCCTGTGTTGTATGAAGAATCGTCTGATGATCATTACAGAAAAAAAGATGTCAAATCAGACGATCGCGGAAAAGCAAAAAGACGTAAACACGAGCCTGAATCACCTTCAAAAAGTCCTGTGAGACACAAGAAAGCAAAACGACAACCTAGCTTTGAACGTGAAATTAAAGAAACTGTTAAAGAGCGAAGTTCCAAGGCTTCTGCATCACCAACGAAAATCCTGAGTAGCAAAAAGCGTCATAGAGAGGAAGAAGTGGTCTCAAAAAAACGAGTGCAAAAAGAAGACTCACTGCAAGGGACTTACTCTGATTATTCATCAGCAAGCAAACATTCTCAGCCAGAGTATTCGGAAATTTCTCAAACCAGTGGCGGTAATGAAGAGCTATATAGTAGCGATTCTTATGCTGAAAAAGAAACTAAAAAACgctcaaaaataaagaaaaaagtCAGAAAAGAGCTGGGAAAATCACCAAGTAAAGTGAGATATGAGGTCATAGATGACGATGGCTTTAGTGACGACGTAAAAAAGGTAAAAAAGCGCAAACGAAAGCGAGAAGAACCAGATTCTTCGTTATCGGAATCTCCTGTCAAAGAAGAACGTCGTTATCATGGTAAAGAGAGACGAAGAGaagaaaaaattgttatcaCAAAAAAAGTTGAACAACCTGGATCACCACGAGAAGATAGTCGTCGCTCGGATAAACATTTGCTCGATCGCTCGGAAAAACATTTGCTCGGTCGCTCGGAAAAACATTCTCAAGATAGTAGAGATTTATATGAACACAGAAACACTCAACATGAAAGAAATGATTCCTCCTCCCGCGTAACCGCTAGCCGTAGTGGAAAAACAAACTTGAGGAGCCCAGTTGAGAAATACTATGACCCAAGAAAAGACGAGCGTGAGCGGAGAAAGGACCCGTATACCGATATAAAGCGTTCTTCAAGAGACGACATATTTTCACCAGACCGTAGAGAAACAAattatgtaaaacaaaaattagatGCAAGACATTTATCAGCTGAACGTAGCTCTGAGATCAAAGTTTCTGAATGGCAAAGAAAGAGTTCAAAACATATCTCAAATGAAAGGAAAGGTTCTATACCGAAACTTATGCAGAATACACGCTTGCCAGAACCACGATTTGCGCATCAACGAAAACTTCTTGAACCCGAGTACATATTCCAACAACATCCACCAGAGCTGATGCGAACTGGTCGCAGTTTTGAGCGGCAAGGACGTGGTAACGAAAGGATGCCTGTGCGCCCTCCTCCACTGTTGCCTCCGCCTTCATATTCCAGAAGTCATGTCACGCCCCCTCATGCCGCAAGAGGGCGTGGCATGATTGAAAATGACAGACGCATGGATAGAGGACAAAATGATCGCAGAGACCCAAATCAGCGAATGGATAGTGGCGATCGAAAATATACTAATATTCGAGATAATAGCAGTGGGGATCGTCTTGGGCGATCGAGCAGTCACGATTCTAGATCGTCTTCGCGACATATTTCGCAAGACAATAAAAGTAAGTCTCGACAACAAAGCGATCGCGGTGATCTCCAGTCCCCTCGAAGTGACAGAAACTCATCGCTAGAAAGACGCAAAAAGACTTCTTCTGATAGAAGTGTTGCAAGTTCAAATAAGGGTGATAAGAATGCGCAATATGATAGACGGAGTCAACGAAGTATTGAAAGAACTGTCTCTGATGGCAAAAGTGAGGGGCGGCCATTAAATCGCTTTGACAATGATCGATCACGCTCAGTGAAGCGTAAACCGACTGATGAACCACGACAATCAAACTTGGAGTCTAATACGACAACACAGGAACGTAAgaaacaaaaatcaatttcaaaacatCCTTCTCCTGACCCAAAACGAAAATCCTCAAAAGACACTCGCTCCACTTCGTCGAAAAGATCGTCAGAAAATAGAAAGGAGAACTCTCAAACTTCTAGAAAGAGCAAAGATAAAAAGAAAACAAGTCGTACAAACGATACGGAAATAAACAAACTTATTAAAAAGGAAGAAATAATTCCAGAAGTTGATTGGAACGAGTTACCAACGACTGAAAAAGACGGAGAAGAAAGCTCATCTGGAACCAGCTCAATTTTAAGTAAATTCACACCAGGCAATTTACTCAAAAAAACTGGAATTATTTTAGAAATGCTGCCGCCACATTTGGctgaaaaagtaaataaaatgagAACAGAAAACgatgaaattgaacaaaaagAATCTCAATCGGTTGTTGGTGGGATGTTACGCAATGGACTGAATTCGTATTCTGACGAGAAACTCAGAAAACGCTTGCTCGGCTATAATAATGATTATCGTCATGCATTGCGTCCACCATTTATTATCAATGCGAAAACTTATTCTGCGTCTCTGAAAGAATATATGCGCAAAAGTAGGATGGTTGAAGCAATGTAA